One segment of Zonotrichia albicollis isolate bZonAlb1 unplaced genomic scaffold, bZonAlb1.hap1 Scaffold_241, whole genome shotgun sequence DNA contains the following:
- the LOC141727732 gene encoding uncharacterized protein LOC141727732 — protein sequence MPQTSQKEPQKPLRDPKDPLKILKCTKKTPHRTTQTPLNPHQGPPKSPQNPKIPSQNPSESPKSPQIPPNPLTKLLRSPKSPHKTPQNPLNPLSAPKSPHKTPQIPPNPLTKFLPNLQIPSRPQIPSENSSTGPHSLTKPSNPLTTPQIPKSPHKIPSEPPNPLSAPKSPHKSPQIPPNPLTKLLQTPQISSTFRHPLTKPPNPLTKLLKILQRPRIPSQNSFRTHKSPHKTPQIPKSPHKIPSEPTNPLSVHKSPHKTPQTPPNPLSAPKSPQKTPQLALNPSQNPQIPSQNPSDPQIPSQNSFRTP from the exons CAAAGATCCCttaaaaatcctaaaatgcacaaaaaaaacccctcacagAACAACTCAGACCCCCCTAAATCCTCATCAGggcccccccaaatcccctcagaaccccaaaattccctcacaAAACCCCTCAGAATCCCCTAAATCCCCTCagatccccccaaatcccctcacaAAACTCCTcagatcccccaaatcccctcacaAAACTCCTCAGAaccccctaaatcccctcagcgcccccaaatcccctcacaAAACCCCTCAGATCCCTCCAAATCCCCTCACGAAATTCCTTCCGAACCTCCAAATCCCCTCA cgcccccaaatcccctcagaaaaCTCCTCAACTGGCCCTCACTCCCTCACAAAACCCTCAAATCCCCTCACAACTCCTCAGATCCCCAAATCTCCTCACAAAATTCCTTCCGAACCTCCAAATCCCCTCAgcgcccccaaatcccctcacaAATCCCCTCagatccccccaaatcccctcacaAAGCTCCTTCAGaccccccaaatctcctcaaCTTTCCGTCACCCCCTCACAAAACCTCCAAATCCCCTCACAAAACTCCTCAAAATCCTCCAGCGCCCCCGAATCCCCTCACAAAACTCCTTCAGAACCCACAAATCCCCTCACAAAACCCCTcagatccccaaatcccctcacaAAATTCCTTCAGAACCCACAAATCCCCTCAGCGTCCACAAATCCCCTCACAAAACTCCtcagacacccccaaatcctctcagcgcccccaaatcccctcagaaaaCTCCTCAACTGGCCCTCAACCCctcacaaaacccccaaatcccctcacaAAACCCCTcagatccccaaatcccctcgcAAAATTCCTTCAGAACCCCCTAA